From Jiangella mangrovi:
CTGCACGAGGGCATCAACGAGGCCGGCTCGGTGGCGTCGTGGACGGCGGCGGCCACGTCGTACGCCACCCACGGCCAGCCGATGATCCCGCTGTACATCTTCTACTCGATGTTCGGCTTCCAGCGCACCGGCGACGGCTTCTGGGCCGCCGCCGACCAGCTGGCCCGCGGCTTCGTCCTCGGCGCCACCGCCGGTCGCACCACGCTCAACGGCGAGGGCCTGCAGCACGAGGACGGCCACTCGGTGCTGCTCGCGTCGACGAACCCGGCCGTCGTGCACTACGACCCCGCCTACGCCTTCGAGATCGGCCACATCATCCGCGACGGCCTGCGGCGCATGTACGGCGAGGACTCCGAGAACGTCTTCTACTACCTCACCATCTACAACGAGCCGTACGTACAGCCGGCCGAGCCCGACAACCTCGACGTCGACGGCCTGCTCAGGGGCATGTACCTCTACCAGCCCATGGAGACCGCGCCCGGCGACAACGTCCCGCACGCGCAGATCCTCGCCTCCGGCGTCGGCATGAACTGGGCGCTCGAGGCGCAGCAGCGGCTGGCCGACGAGTGGCAGGTCGCGGCCGACGTCTGGTCGGTCACCTCCTGGAACGAGCTGCGCCGCGACGGCCTGGCCGCCGACGAGTGGAACCTCATGCACCCGGGCGAGGACGCCCACGTCCCGTACGTCACCCAGCGGCTGCGCGAGGCCCGCGGCCCCGTCGTCGGCGTCAGCGACTACCTGCGCGCGGTTCAGGACCAGATCGCACCGTACGTCCCCACCGACTACACCTCGCTGGGCACCGACGGGTTCGGGCTGTCCGACACCCGGGCAGCACTGCGGCGGCACTTCAAGGTCGACGCCCAGTCCATCGTCATCAGCGTGCTGACGCTGCTGGCCCGGCGCGGCGAACTGCCCTGGGAGACGGTCAAGCAGGCGCACGACCGCTACAAGCTCGACGACGTCAAGGCCACCACCGCCGAGGAGGCGGGCGGCGAGTCGTAGTCCAGGTGCATTCGCACCGAATAATCGGCAAAACTCCCCCATTGCCAAGATCGACCCGCTTGGCTTGGATCCGCTGCTCCGTCGCGACCGCGACGGAGCACCGGTCCATCCGAGGGGGTTTGCCATGCGCAAGAGAACACCGGTCGCCGGGGCCGCCGTCGCAGCCGCGGCGGCCCTGGTCCTGAGCACGTCCGCACCCAGCGTCGCCCAGTCCGTCCCGACGTCTGCCGTCTACGCGCTCGAGATCGACGGCGTCCGCCTGACCATGCAGCAGTGCGTCGGCTTCGGTGTGGCGACCGAGGTCGTCGAACACCAGGAGACCGGCCCGGGCGGTGAGGCCGTGACGAGAAAGGTGCCCGGCGAGCCTCGGGTCCTCGACCTCGTCTGCAGCCGGGCGGTGAGCGACGACGAGACGCTCGAGGAGTGGCAGGAGGCCTCGCTCGCCGGCATCGCCAGCGCCCGCAAGGACATCTCGGTCTGGCTCTTCGACCAGGCCGGTGAGCCGGTCGCCGAGTTCCTCTACGTCAACGCCTGGCCCAGCGAGCTCACCTACATCGACGCCGGCGACGGCAGTGGCCGGCTCCTCGAGGTCGTCACCATCGTCTCCGACCACATGGAGCGGGCCTCGTGAACCGCCGCCTGCTCGCCGTGGCCGGGACGACCGCGGTGATCGTCAGCGGCGGCACGGTCGCGGTCCTGGCCGCGACCACGTCCGACGACGTCATCCACGCGTGCGTGAGCCGCGGCCTGCTCGGCCTGGGCGCCGGGAACGTGCGCATCGTCGACGGGCCGGACGACTGCCGGCGCACCGAGGACCCGGTGAGCTGGAACCGGCAGGGTCCGGCCGGGCCACCCGGCGCCACCGGCCCGCAGGGCGAGCCCGGTCCCCAGGGTGAGCCCGGGCCGCAGGGCGAGCCCGGGCCGCAGGGCGAACCGGGGACGCCGGGCGGCACGCTCACCGGCGACGCCCTGGTCAGCTGGTGCTACAGCCGCCTGGCGGAGCAGACCATCGGCGAGTGCGTCGCCGAGGCGCTCACGCCCTGACGGGCCGGCCGGCGGCGCCGTGCATCTCCCACACCAAGAGCTCGGCGCCGCCGGCCGCGGCCGTCACCGTCCGGCCGCCCTCGTCGGTGAACCGGACGGCCTCGCCCTCGGCCAGCGGCCCCACGGTCTCGACATCGACGGCGCCGGCGGCCACGTAGACGTGCACGAAGGGCGCCGACGGCAGCGTCA
This genomic window contains:
- a CDS encoding phage tail protein; translation: MRKRTPVAGAAVAAAAALVLSTSAPSVAQSVPTSAVYALEIDGVRLTMQQCVGFGVATEVVEHQETGPGGEAVTRKVPGEPRVLDLVCSRAVSDDETLEEWQEASLAGIASARKDISVWLFDQAGEPVAEFLYVNAWPSELTYIDAGDGSGRLLEVVTIVSDHMERAS
- a CDS encoding collagen-like protein; amino-acid sequence: MNRRLLAVAGTTAVIVSGGTVAVLAATTSDDVIHACVSRGLLGLGAGNVRIVDGPDDCRRTEDPVSWNRQGPAGPPGATGPQGEPGPQGEPGPQGEPGPQGEPGTPGGTLTGDALVSWCYSRLAEQTIGECVAEALTP